CGCGGCGCGTGAAGTCACGCAGGGCGCGCAGGAAGTCCGTGCGGCGGAAGTCGGGCCAGTACGCCTCGCAGAAGTACAGCTCGGAGTGGGCGGACTGCCACATGAGGAACCCGCCGATGCGCTGCTCGCCGCTGGTGCGGATGACCAGCTCGGGGTCGGGCTGCCCGGCCGTGTACAGGTGGTCGGCGATGTCGTCGACGTCGATGGTCTCGGCCAGCTCGGCCATCGTCGTCCCGGCCGCGGCCTGCTCGCGCAGGTACGCGCGGACGGCGTCGGCGATCTCGTGCCGGCCGCCGTAGCCGATGGCGACGTTGACCTGCAGGCCGCGGACGCCTGCGGTGCGCTCGGCCGCCTCGCGCAGCGCGACGGCGAGGCGCTCCGGCAGCAGGTCCAGGCGCCCGACGAC
The Xylanimonas cellulosilytica DSM 15894 DNA segment above includes these coding regions:
- a CDS encoding isoprenyl transferase codes for the protein MRLPHPVYRLYERRLAASLVPNRLPRHVGVILDGNRRWAKSFGETAATGHRRGADKIAEFLGWAEADGIEVVTLWMLSTDNLARSAGELGDLLDIIEDAVRGLADSRRWRLRVVGRLDLLPERLAVALREAAERTAGVRGLQVNVAIGYGGRHEIADAVRAYLREQAAAGTTMAELAETIDVDDIADHLYTAGQPDPELVIRTSGEQRIGGFLMWQSAHSELYFCEAYWPDFRRTDFLRALRDFTRRERRLGR